From one Gemmatimonadaceae bacterium genomic stretch:
- a CDS encoding NUDIX hydrolase produces MPKKDNASTDEPTHSGVVACRVRNGTPEVLLVTATGSGNWVIPKGRIDEDVGSRKSARRAAFEEAGIKGKIDKVPFDQYTHGGEEARVEVFLMRVTSEAPSWPEEDVRERRWVPLEDSRDTVEDPGLRDVLRKAASLANPGKSGGSARSRKLRAGTIGVGIAALLITLGIVTRSSRARDISLGETAKAALALLEQPAAAKASDENALAVCQLRGKLVTLPDGLSEASGAAVSVGHPGIIWTHNDSGEPYAYAVDRGGKARGRVRLTGARVDDWESIDLGPCPSGQCLYVGDIGDNGAKRSDVVIYRVAEPAPSATSSARVEAIRAKYPDGPHDAEALFVSPDGTIHIVTKGEGEGSAVYRLSRPAAGGTTATLKLVRRLSDGKASKNERITGADMSADGRWIVLRTNGDVAFYRTRDFAGGSPAAMRMDLKSLNEPQGEGVAFGATSGSVVLISEGGKKKKPGTVAELACSLDPR; encoded by the coding sequence GTGCCAAAAAAAGACAATGCTTCAACCGACGAACCCACTCATTCCGGAGTGGTTGCCTGCCGGGTTCGGAATGGGACGCCGGAAGTGTTGCTCGTGACCGCCACTGGAAGCGGTAATTGGGTAATCCCCAAAGGCCGAATTGACGAAGACGTCGGCTCACGGAAGTCAGCGCGTCGCGCAGCGTTTGAGGAAGCCGGAATCAAGGGTAAGATCGACAAGGTTCCGTTCGACCAGTATACGCACGGCGGAGAGGAAGCCCGGGTTGAAGTTTTCCTGATGCGTGTGACCTCCGAAGCTCCCTCTTGGCCGGAAGAAGACGTTAGAGAGAGACGCTGGGTGCCTCTCGAAGACAGCAGGGACACCGTAGAGGATCCCGGGCTCCGGGATGTGCTGCGCAAGGCAGCCTCGCTGGCGAATCCGGGTAAATCGGGTGGCAGCGCGCGTAGCAGAAAGTTGCGTGCAGGGACTATTGGCGTCGGCATCGCCGCACTGCTGATAACCTTGGGTATTGTGACACGTAGTTCTCGAGCGCGCGATATTAGTCTGGGGGAAACTGCGAAAGCTGCGCTCGCGTTGCTCGAACAACCCGCTGCAGCGAAGGCGTCCGACGAAAACGCCCTCGCAGTCTGCCAGCTGCGCGGCAAGCTTGTAACACTGCCCGACGGGCTGTCCGAGGCGAGCGGAGCCGCCGTCAGCGTCGGTCATCCTGGGATCATCTGGACGCATAACGACTCGGGTGAGCCTTATGCCTACGCGGTTGACCGCGGAGGCAAAGCCCGCGGGCGCGTTCGCCTGACCGGCGCGCGGGTCGACGACTGGGAGAGCATCGATCTTGGACCATGTCCGAGTGGTCAATGCCTGTATGTCGGCGACATCGGCGACAACGGCGCGAAGAGATCCGACGTCGTCATTTATCGTGTTGCAGAGCCGGCTCCGAGCGCGACAAGCTCTGCTCGTGTGGAGGCAATTCGAGCAAAGTACCCTGACGGTCCGCACGACGCCGAGGCTCTATTCGTGTCTCCCGACGGCACTATTCATATAGTTACCAAGGGCGAGGGTGAAGGGAGCGCAGTGTATCGCCTTTCGCGTCCCGCGGCCGGTGGGACCACTGCGACACTGAAGCTGGTCCGCAGACTTTCCGACGGGAAGGCGAGCAAGAATGAACGAATCACCGGCGCGGACATGAGCGCGGATGGCCGATGGATCGTGCTCCGGACAAACGGGGACGTCGCCTTTTACAGAACACGCGACTTCGCTGGCGGGTCGCCCGCCGCGATGCGCATGGATCTGAAGTCCCTGAACGAACCGCAGGGTGAGGGTGTGGCATTTGGGGCGACCAGCGGAAGCGTTGTGCTCATCAGCGAGGGCGGGAAAAAGAAGAAGCCGGGCACAGTTGCAGAGCTCGCCTGCTCGCTCGATCCGCGATAG